A genomic segment from Callithrix jacchus isolate 240 chromosome 8, calJac240_pri, whole genome shotgun sequence encodes:
- the PYGO1 gene encoding pygopus homolog 1 isoform X1 has translation MSAEQEKDPISLKRVRGGDSGLDGLGGPGVQLGSPDKKKRKANTQGPSFPPLSEYAPPPNPNSDHLVAANPFDDNYNTISYKPLPSSNPYLGPGYPGFGGYSTFRMPPHVPPRMSSPYCGPYSLRNQPHPFPQNPLGMGFNRPHAFNFGPHDNSSFGNPSYNNALSQNVSMPNQHFRQNPAENFNQIPPQNVNQVSNPDLASNFVPGNNSNFTSPLESNHSFIPPPNTFGGQAKAPAPKQDFTQGATKNANQNSSAHPPHLNMDDTVNQSNIELKNVNRNNAVNQENNRSSSTEATNNNHANGTQNKPRQPRGAADTCTTEKSNKSSLHPSRHGHSSSDPVYPCGICTNEVNDDQDAILCEASCQKWFHRICTGMTETAYGLLTAEASAVWGCDTCMADKDVQLMRTRETFGPSAVGSDA, from the exons gTGGTGATAGTGGACTGGATGGGTTAGGAGGACCGGGTGTACAGCTAGGAAGCCCAGATAAGAAAAAACGCAAGGCAAATACACAG GGACCTTCTTTTCCTCCATTGTCTGAGTATGCTCCACCACCGAATCCAAACTCTGACCATCTAGTGGCTGCTAATCCGTTTGATGACAACTATAATACTATTTCCTATAAACCACTCCCGTCGTCAAATCCATATCTTGGCCCTGGTTATCCTGGCTTTGGAGGTTATAGCACATTCAGAATGCCACCTCACGTTCCGCCAAGAATGTCTTCCCCTTATTGTGGTCCTTACTCACTCAGGAACCAGCCACACCCATTTCCTCAGAATCCTCTGGGCATGGGTTTTAATCGACCTcatgcttttaactttgggccacATGATAATTCAAGTTTCGGTAATCCATCTTATAATAATGCACTAAGTCAGAATGTCAGCATGCCTAATCAACATTTTAGACAAAATCCTGCTGAAAATTTCAATCAGATTCCTCCACAGAATGTTAACCAAGTTTCTAACCCCGATTTGGCATCTAATTTTGTTCCAGGAaacaattcaaattttacttctcCGTTAGAATCtaatcattcttttattcctcctCCAAACACTTTTGGGGGTCAAGCAAAAGCACCAGCCCCAAAACAAGACTTTACTCAAGGAGCAACCAAAAACGCTAATCAAAATTCATCTGCTCATCCACCTCACTTGAATATGGATGATACAGTGAATCAGAGtaatattgaattaaaaaatgttaatcgAAACAATGCAGTAAATCAAGAGAACAACCGTTCAAGTAGCACTGAAGCAACAAACAATAACCATGCAAATGGGACACAGAATAAGCCACGACAACCAAGAGGTGCAGCCGATACCTGCACCACTGAGAAAAGCAATAAATCTTCTCTTCACCCAAGCCGTCATGGCCATTCATCTTCTGACCCAGTGTATCCTTGTGGAATTTGTACAAATGAGGTGAACGATGATCAGGATGCTATCTTATGTGAGGCCTCTTGTCAGAAATGGTTTCATCGGATCTGTACTGGAATGACTGAAACAGCCTATGGCCTCTTAACTGCAGAAGCATCTGCAGTATGGGGCTGTGATACCTGTATGGCTGACAAAGATGTCCAGTTAATGCGTACTAGAGAAACTTTTGGTCCATCTGCAGTGGGCAGTGATGCTTAA
- the PYGO1 gene encoding pygopus homolog 1 isoform X3, with translation MDVNYKGGDSGLDGLGGPGVQLGSPDKKKRKANTQGPSFPPLSEYAPPPNPNSDHLVAANPFDDNYNTISYKPLPSSNPYLGPGYPGFGGYSTFRMPPHVPPRMSSPYCGPYSLRNQPHPFPQNPLGMGFNRPHAFNFGPHDNSSFGNPSYNNALSQNVSMPNQHFRQNPAENFNQIPPQNVNQVSNPDLASNFVPGNNSNFTSPLESNHSFIPPPNTFGGQAKAPAPKQDFTQGATKNANQNSSAHPPHLNMDDTVNQSNIELKNVNRNNAVNQENNRSSSTEATNNNHANGTQNKPRQPRGAADTCTTEKSNKSSLHPSRHGHSSSDPVYPCGICTNEVNDDQDAILCEASCQKWFHRICTGMTETAYGLLTAEASAVWGCDTCMADKDVQLMRTRETFGPSAVGSDA, from the exons gTGGTGATAGTGGACTGGATGGGTTAGGAGGACCGGGTGTACAGCTAGGAAGCCCAGATAAGAAAAAACGCAAGGCAAATACACAG GGACCTTCTTTTCCTCCATTGTCTGAGTATGCTCCACCACCGAATCCAAACTCTGACCATCTAGTGGCTGCTAATCCGTTTGATGACAACTATAATACTATTTCCTATAAACCACTCCCGTCGTCAAATCCATATCTTGGCCCTGGTTATCCTGGCTTTGGAGGTTATAGCACATTCAGAATGCCACCTCACGTTCCGCCAAGAATGTCTTCCCCTTATTGTGGTCCTTACTCACTCAGGAACCAGCCACACCCATTTCCTCAGAATCCTCTGGGCATGGGTTTTAATCGACCTcatgcttttaactttgggccacATGATAATTCAAGTTTCGGTAATCCATCTTATAATAATGCACTAAGTCAGAATGTCAGCATGCCTAATCAACATTTTAGACAAAATCCTGCTGAAAATTTCAATCAGATTCCTCCACAGAATGTTAACCAAGTTTCTAACCCCGATTTGGCATCTAATTTTGTTCCAGGAaacaattcaaattttacttctcCGTTAGAATCtaatcattcttttattcctcctCCAAACACTTTTGGGGGTCAAGCAAAAGCACCAGCCCCAAAACAAGACTTTACTCAAGGAGCAACCAAAAACGCTAATCAAAATTCATCTGCTCATCCACCTCACTTGAATATGGATGATACAGTGAATCAGAGtaatattgaattaaaaaatgttaatcgAAACAATGCAGTAAATCAAGAGAACAACCGTTCAAGTAGCACTGAAGCAACAAACAATAACCATGCAAATGGGACACAGAATAAGCCACGACAACCAAGAGGTGCAGCCGATACCTGCACCACTGAGAAAAGCAATAAATCTTCTCTTCACCCAAGCCGTCATGGCCATTCATCTTCTGACCCAGTGTATCCTTGTGGAATTTGTACAAATGAGGTGAACGATGATCAGGATGCTATCTTATGTGAGGCCTCTTGTCAGAAATGGTTTCATCGGATCTGTACTGGAATGACTGAAACAGCCTATGGCCTCTTAACTGCAGAAGCATCTGCAGTATGGGGCTGTGATACCTGTATGGCTGACAAAGATGTCCAGTTAATGCGTACTAGAGAAACTTTTGGTCCATCTGCAGTGGGCAGTGATGCTTAA
- the PYGO1 gene encoding pygopus homolog 1 isoform X4 gives MPTPSKSGDSGLDGLGGPGVQLGSPDKKKRKANTQGPSFPPLSEYAPPPNPNSDHLVAANPFDDNYNTISYKPLPSSNPYLGPGYPGFGGYSTFRMPPHVPPRMSSPYCGPYSLRNQPHPFPQNPLGMGFNRPHAFNFGPHDNSSFGNPSYNNALSQNVSMPNQHFRQNPAENFNQIPPQNVNQVSNPDLASNFVPGNNSNFTSPLESNHSFIPPPNTFGGQAKAPAPKQDFTQGATKNANQNSSAHPPHLNMDDTVNQSNIELKNVNRNNAVNQENNRSSSTEATNNNHANGTQNKPRQPRGAADTCTTEKSNKSSLHPSRHGHSSSDPVYPCGICTNEVNDDQDAILCEASCQKWFHRICTGMTETAYGLLTAEASAVWGCDTCMADKDVQLMRTRETFGPSAVGSDA, from the exons gTGGTGATAGTGGACTGGATGGGTTAGGAGGACCGGGTGTACAGCTAGGAAGCCCAGATAAGAAAAAACGCAAGGCAAATACACAG GGACCTTCTTTTCCTCCATTGTCTGAGTATGCTCCACCACCGAATCCAAACTCTGACCATCTAGTGGCTGCTAATCCGTTTGATGACAACTATAATACTATTTCCTATAAACCACTCCCGTCGTCAAATCCATATCTTGGCCCTGGTTATCCTGGCTTTGGAGGTTATAGCACATTCAGAATGCCACCTCACGTTCCGCCAAGAATGTCTTCCCCTTATTGTGGTCCTTACTCACTCAGGAACCAGCCACACCCATTTCCTCAGAATCCTCTGGGCATGGGTTTTAATCGACCTcatgcttttaactttgggccacATGATAATTCAAGTTTCGGTAATCCATCTTATAATAATGCACTAAGTCAGAATGTCAGCATGCCTAATCAACATTTTAGACAAAATCCTGCTGAAAATTTCAATCAGATTCCTCCACAGAATGTTAACCAAGTTTCTAACCCCGATTTGGCATCTAATTTTGTTCCAGGAaacaattcaaattttacttctcCGTTAGAATCtaatcattcttttattcctcctCCAAACACTTTTGGGGGTCAAGCAAAAGCACCAGCCCCAAAACAAGACTTTACTCAAGGAGCAACCAAAAACGCTAATCAAAATTCATCTGCTCATCCACCTCACTTGAATATGGATGATACAGTGAATCAGAGtaatattgaattaaaaaatgttaatcgAAACAATGCAGTAAATCAAGAGAACAACCGTTCAAGTAGCACTGAAGCAACAAACAATAACCATGCAAATGGGACACAGAATAAGCCACGACAACCAAGAGGTGCAGCCGATACCTGCACCACTGAGAAAAGCAATAAATCTTCTCTTCACCCAAGCCGTCATGGCCATTCATCTTCTGACCCAGTGTATCCTTGTGGAATTTGTACAAATGAGGTGAACGATGATCAGGATGCTATCTTATGTGAGGCCTCTTGTCAGAAATGGTTTCATCGGATCTGTACTGGAATGACTGAAACAGCCTATGGCCTCTTAACTGCAGAAGCATCTGCAGTATGGGGCTGTGATACCTGTATGGCTGACAAAGATGTCCAGTTAATGCGTACTAGAGAAACTTTTGGTCCATCTGCAGTGGGCAGTGATGCTTAA
- the PYGO1 gene encoding pygopus homolog 1 isoform X2, whose amino-acid sequence MPADNSPAPAYKVSSRGGDSGLDGLGGPGVQLGSPDKKKRKANTQGPSFPPLSEYAPPPNPNSDHLVAANPFDDNYNTISYKPLPSSNPYLGPGYPGFGGYSTFRMPPHVPPRMSSPYCGPYSLRNQPHPFPQNPLGMGFNRPHAFNFGPHDNSSFGNPSYNNALSQNVSMPNQHFRQNPAENFNQIPPQNVNQVSNPDLASNFVPGNNSNFTSPLESNHSFIPPPNTFGGQAKAPAPKQDFTQGATKNANQNSSAHPPHLNMDDTVNQSNIELKNVNRNNAVNQENNRSSSTEATNNNHANGTQNKPRQPRGAADTCTTEKSNKSSLHPSRHGHSSSDPVYPCGICTNEVNDDQDAILCEASCQKWFHRICTGMTETAYGLLTAEASAVWGCDTCMADKDVQLMRTRETFGPSAVGSDA is encoded by the exons gTGGTGATAGTGGACTGGATGGGTTAGGAGGACCGGGTGTACAGCTAGGAAGCCCAGATAAGAAAAAACGCAAGGCAAATACACAG GGACCTTCTTTTCCTCCATTGTCTGAGTATGCTCCACCACCGAATCCAAACTCTGACCATCTAGTGGCTGCTAATCCGTTTGATGACAACTATAATACTATTTCCTATAAACCACTCCCGTCGTCAAATCCATATCTTGGCCCTGGTTATCCTGGCTTTGGAGGTTATAGCACATTCAGAATGCCACCTCACGTTCCGCCAAGAATGTCTTCCCCTTATTGTGGTCCTTACTCACTCAGGAACCAGCCACACCCATTTCCTCAGAATCCTCTGGGCATGGGTTTTAATCGACCTcatgcttttaactttgggccacATGATAATTCAAGTTTCGGTAATCCATCTTATAATAATGCACTAAGTCAGAATGTCAGCATGCCTAATCAACATTTTAGACAAAATCCTGCTGAAAATTTCAATCAGATTCCTCCACAGAATGTTAACCAAGTTTCTAACCCCGATTTGGCATCTAATTTTGTTCCAGGAaacaattcaaattttacttctcCGTTAGAATCtaatcattcttttattcctcctCCAAACACTTTTGGGGGTCAAGCAAAAGCACCAGCCCCAAAACAAGACTTTACTCAAGGAGCAACCAAAAACGCTAATCAAAATTCATCTGCTCATCCACCTCACTTGAATATGGATGATACAGTGAATCAGAGtaatattgaattaaaaaatgttaatcgAAACAATGCAGTAAATCAAGAGAACAACCGTTCAAGTAGCACTGAAGCAACAAACAATAACCATGCAAATGGGACACAGAATAAGCCACGACAACCAAGAGGTGCAGCCGATACCTGCACCACTGAGAAAAGCAATAAATCTTCTCTTCACCCAAGCCGTCATGGCCATTCATCTTCTGACCCAGTGTATCCTTGTGGAATTTGTACAAATGAGGTGAACGATGATCAGGATGCTATCTTATGTGAGGCCTCTTGTCAGAAATGGTTTCATCGGATCTGTACTGGAATGACTGAAACAGCCTATGGCCTCTTAACTGCAGAAGCATCTGCAGTATGGGGCTGTGATACCTGTATGGCTGACAAAGATGTCCAGTTAATGCGTACTAGAGAAACTTTTGGTCCATCTGCAGTGGGCAGTGATGCTTAA